The Leifsonia sp. ZF2019 DNA segment TTCCCGGCGCGGTGCGGAGCAGGATGCTCTGGCCGTCCGAGTAATAGTTGACCGGGAAGATGTCGGGCTCTCCCCCGACGGCGGTGGCGAGTCGGCCGAGCTCGCCCTGCTTGAGCAGCTCGCGGCATTCGTCGCGGTCCAGTTCACGGAACGGCTCATCCGGCGACATGTGCGCCTCCCGTCATGCCTTGGGCACTCGAAGCGTCCTCCGTCGCGATGGCATGGACGACGAGGGTGGGCGAGGTCAGGTTCAGGAGCACGTCGTACGCGACCGATCCCAGCCCGCCGGGCTGTGCGAGGGTGCGACGCGAGTCCCCGACGACCAGCAGCGCGGCTCCGCGCGCGAACTCGTTGAGCGCGGCGCCCGGAGGCCTCCGGACCACGCGACTGCGGATCTCGATACGCGGCTGACGCGCGCGCGCACGGGCGACCGCTGCGGCGAGCACCCCGCGCGCCTCCTCGTCGCGCGCCTCCTCGTCGCGCGCCTCCTCGTCGCGCGCCTCCTCGTCGCGGGGCTCGTCGGCGGGAGTGGAATCGAGCGGCGAGCGCGCCTCCGACGACCGGACGGCGAGCAGCTCGCACTGGTTCTCACAGGCCAGATCAGACGCCAGATCCAGTGCGGCGCGTCCCGCGGGGGTGTCATCCACACCGACCACGACGCCGCGCCGGAGGCGAGAGGCCGCTTCCGGGATGACGGCGAGGGGGCCGACCACGAGGTTGGCGAGCTGCAGACTCCGTGAGCCGAACGCGCGCCCATAGTGGAAGCCCGTCTTGTGCGTCCCCACCACGATCATCGTCTTCGGCGCGCTCGCGGATGCCAGTTCAGCCATGGGACTGCCGCGCCGCAGCTCTCCGCGGACCTCGACGTTCCCGCCGAGCGAACGCGCGTAGGCGACGTCGTCCGCAAGCAGCTTCTGAGCGCCCGCGTCCACTTCGTCGATCAGGCGATTGCCGACCGCGCCCCACTCGTCGTCGGCTACGTGGACCAGGGTGACGGGCACGTGATCGCGTCGCGCCGACGCCACCGCCCACCGGGTCGCCGCCCGCGCTGGCACGGAGCCGTCGACCCCGACGACATACTGTCGAATCACCATGTCCACCTCCTGTCGCAGTGTCCGCCGGGCCCGTGGAACACCGACAGGGTCGTTGGTCCCACGGGACCTTCGGCCCGCTCGTCGCGCCTCCCGGTCGCTTCACTCGGAGCGGGAGGCGGAGGATGACGATGATGGATGCGTGGCGGACGACCGGCGTTCTCGGAGGGATCGAACAGGTCCGCATCACCAGACCCGAGCCGGCACCCGGCGACGTTCAGGTACGTGTGGACGCCTGCGGCATCTGCAGAACCGATCTGCACGTCGTCGACCACGAGATCCCGGTCCACCGCCCGCTCGTCGTACCCGGACACCAGGCGATCGGGAGCGTGAGCGCGGTCGGAGAGGGCGTCACGTCCTTTCGTGTCGGTGACCGTGTCGGCGTCGCCTGGCTGCGACGCACCTGCGGCGAGTGCCCGTTCTGCAGACGCGGGGCGGAGAATCTGTGCGCGCGTTCCGAGTAGACCGGCTGGGATGCGGACGGCGGGTTCGCGCAGTACCTGGTCGCACCTGCCGCTTATGTCTACCCTCTCGCTCCCGAGCTCGATGTCCTCGAGACCGCGCCCCTCCTCTGCGGCGGCATCATCGGCTATCGCGCCCTCGTGCGAGCGCAGCTGCCGCCCGGCGGGAACCTCGGCATCTACGGGTTCGGATCCAGCGGACACATGACCGCACAGCTTGCGATGGCCATGGGTGCCAGGGTCTTCGCCCTCAGCCGCGGAGAAGCCAACCGGCAGCTGGCCCGCCGCCTCGGCGCCGTGTTCGTGGGCGACGAGGCGGCGGAGGTTCCCGAGCCGCTCGATGCGGCGATCGTGTTCGCGCCCGCCGGGCCCCTCGTTCCCGTCGCCCTCGCAGCGACCGCGAGCGGCGGCACCGTCGTGCTCGCCGGGATCGAGATGAGCGACATCCCGCCGTTGGTGTACAGCGCCTCCCTCTTCCGGGAGCGCGACCTGCGCACGGTCACAGCGAACACCCGGGAGGACGGCGCACGCTTGCTCGCGCTCGCGCGCACGCTCCACCTCCGCCCGCAGGT contains these protein-coding regions:
- a CDS encoding universal stress protein, with the translated sequence MVIRQYVVGVDGSVPARAATRWAVASARRDHVPVTLVHVADDEWGAVGNRLIDEVDAGAQKLLADDVAYARSLGGNVEVRGELRRGSPMAELASASAPKTMIVVGTHKTGFHYGRAFGSRSLQLANLVVGPLAVIPEAASRLRRGVVVGVDDTPAGRAALDLASDLACENQCELLAVRSSEARSPLDSTPADEPRDEEARDEEARDEEARDEEARGVLAAAVARARARQPRIEIRSRVVRRPPGAALNEFARGAALLVVGDSRRTLAQPGGLGSVAYDVLLNLTSPTLVVHAIATEDASSAQGMTGGAHVAG
- a CDS encoding alcohol dehydrogenase catalytic domain-containing protein; the protein is MDAWRTTGVLGGIEQVRITRPEPAPGDVQVRVDACGICRTDLHVVDHEIPVHRPLVVPGHQAIGSVSAVGEGVTSFRVGDRVGVAWLRRTCGECPFCRRGAENLCARSE
- a CDS encoding zinc-binding dehydrogenase, coding for MTAQLAMAMGARVFALSRGEANRQLARRLGAVFVGDEAAEVPEPLDAAIVFAPAGPLVPVALAATASGGTVVLAGIEMSDIPPLVYSASLFRERDLRTVTANTREDGARLLALARTLHLRPQVTAIPFDGLADALDDLRSGRASGSLVLRVAS